The following proteins come from a genomic window of Micromonospora echinofusca:
- a CDS encoding class I adenylate-forming enzyme family protein, translated as MRIHTLLDTAARRHPQRTAVVDRSHRWSYQELRQRSVNLAGRFRALGLLPGDRIAVRSGGAGFAAILFAASYADLTLAPLSAMMRPFQLRAVLADIEPALVVGIDPAAVEVSARTWSSGQFREILETLDAPVGDADQTDARRADGGLEAPALLMYTSGSSARPKGVVCPHDSVLFATRAIGQVLGYRPDDVVLSCVPPSFDYGLYQLLLATAAGSRWEALEAGEGIALLERITSAGATVVPVVPEIATALLRLAARTALPVPQPVRMFTNTGARMSPRLADGLRDAFPGAAVVQMYGLTECKRATILEPDGDLERPGSVGRAIPGTVVRVVDRQGRPLPAGDVGEVVVEGANVMAGYWRDRQLSAATFRATAAGRRLHTGDRGHLDVDGHLYLHGRGDDVFKHRGVRSSIAEIEAAAMDIDGVDGAAAVAPDEANPLTVVVATVLPENDVLAELARRLEPAKTPERCVAVHALPLTPHGKVDRQQIRAIARSHPPPTPVQVRIP; from the coding sequence ATGCGGATCCACACCCTGCTGGACACCGCCGCGCGACGGCATCCCCAGCGCACCGCGGTCGTCGACCGGAGTCACCGGTGGAGCTACCAGGAACTCCGGCAGCGAAGCGTCAACCTGGCCGGTCGGTTCCGCGCACTGGGCCTGCTGCCGGGGGACCGGATCGCCGTGCGGTCCGGCGGCGCCGGCTTCGCCGCGATCCTGTTCGCGGCGTCGTACGCGGACCTGACGCTGGCGCCGCTGTCGGCCATGATGCGTCCGTTCCAACTTCGGGCGGTACTCGCTGACATCGAACCAGCCCTCGTGGTGGGGATCGACCCCGCAGCCGTCGAGGTGTCCGCCCGCACCTGGTCGTCGGGACAGTTCCGGGAGATCCTGGAGACGCTCGACGCGCCGGTCGGGGACGCGGACCAGACCGATGCCCGCCGTGCCGACGGTGGCCTGGAGGCGCCCGCCCTCCTGATGTACACGTCGGGCAGCAGCGCGCGGCCCAAGGGGGTGGTCTGTCCGCACGACAGCGTCCTCTTCGCGACCCGGGCGATCGGACAGGTCCTCGGCTACCGGCCGGACGACGTCGTGCTCTCCTGCGTGCCGCCCTCGTTCGACTACGGGCTCTACCAGCTCCTGCTCGCCACGGCTGCGGGCTCGCGGTGGGAGGCGCTCGAGGCAGGGGAGGGGATCGCCCTCCTCGAACGGATCACCAGCGCGGGGGCCACCGTCGTGCCCGTCGTGCCGGAGATCGCCACCGCGCTGCTCCGGCTGGCGGCCAGGACGGCGCTCCCGGTGCCGCAGCCGGTCCGGATGTTCACGAACACCGGCGCCCGGATGTCGCCACGGCTCGCAGACGGGCTGCGGGACGCGTTCCCGGGCGCGGCCGTGGTGCAGATGTACGGCCTGACCGAATGCAAGCGAGCCACGATCCTGGAGCCGGACGGCGACCTGGAACGCCCAGGGTCCGTCGGGCGCGCGATCCCGGGCACCGTCGTGCGGGTCGTCGACCGTCAGGGTCGACCGCTACCCGCCGGCGACGTCGGCGAGGTCGTCGTCGAGGGCGCGAACGTCATGGCCGGATACTGGCGCGACCGGCAGCTGAGCGCCGCCACCTTCCGGGCGACCGCGGCTGGCCGGCGGCTGCACACGGGCGACCGCGGCCACCTGGACGTCGACGGCCACCTGTATCTGCATGGTCGCGGCGATGACGTCTTCAAGCACCGGGGCGTGCGGTCGAGCATCGCCGAGATCGAGGCGGCGGCCATGGACATCGACGGCGTCGACGGGGCCGCCGCCGTCGCGCCGGACGAGGCGAACCCGCTCACCGTCGTGGTGGCCACCGTCCTGCCGGAGAACGACGTGCTGGCGGAGCTGGCGCGCCGCCTCGAACCGGCCAAGACGCCGGAGCGTTGCGTCGCGGTCCACGCGCTGCCGCTCACCCCGCACGGGAAGGTGGACCGTCAACAGATCCGGGCGATCGCGCGTTCGCACCCACCGCCGACCCCCGTTCAAGTGCGGATTCCTTGA
- a CDS encoding phosphopantetheine-binding protein gives MVDWPPAFEPLIRERSRLLSADSPLEPDQSLTELGVDSLEVVELIVNLETEFDIEIPPELLQPEVFATPGTIWNAVRSLM, from the coding sequence ATGGTGGATTGGCCACCCGCCTTTGAACCACTCATTCGGGAGCGCAGTCGGCTGCTCAGTGCCGACTCGCCCCTGGAACCTGACCAGAGCCTGACCGAGCTCGGTGTCGACTCGCTGGAAGTGGTCGAGTTGATCGTCAACCTGGAGACCGAGTTCGACATCGAGATCCCACCCGAGCTGTTGCAGCCGGAGGTCTTCGCGACTCCGGGCACCATCTGGAACGCGGTCAGGAGTCTGATGTGA
- a CDS encoding peptidase domain-containing ABC transporter, which translates to MSTLDKTGQAEQAPRPPEATSLPTEFTDRRQRFRREALRHHGVNREAGDAVELGWRALPGLAALRSLRWRNVRAALRVSRTRVPVVLQSQMSECGAAALAMVLAYFGQPVPLDELRTETNTGRDGVAARAMLAAARRRGLVARGVRVSIEGLRNLPPATILFWNFIHFVVLERVTDTHLYIVDPAFGRRKVSLAEAGKAFTGVALEFHPPVGATTSRRGADARNLGASRLPYLSKFFPRTAAWVPLALTSVALTLCGLAVPAASTYVVHRAGQPGEPVSAWLLFGAAVVLFAMYFWMQTVRRLALLSVQTLADKSVTLGAVHHLVALPFDYFAQRHTGDLSMRVRTSNAVRQILTGSALSAVLDGVLVLVYGGLIVVADRRLGALVLTLAVAQLALLAFSWRKQEYLTAALLEAQAKSHTELFQLLDSVPTLKASGLEGAAAETWSHTFVAEVNARTRSRRFLGVCEAVSTAIQFLAPLAVLAAGLVLLGRGEISLSRVVGFSALAMGMFVPLASLVQTGLEVAGLRATLTRLADILDARPEAGPDAVVPSRVTGAITLDDVRFAYPGARTPALVDVNAQIEPGQFTLILGESGSGKSTLAMLLAGLYLPSAGTVSLDGTPTDQLDRPAARRSMAYVRQDARLFGGTIRENIALGRPECSLEDVIAAARLAEVHDDIDAMPMRYETLLGSSGAGLSGGQIQRISLARALLRNSELLILDEATSALDRLTEDRIMANLRRTGRSLVVVAHRLSHPEAADQILVMSDGRLVQRGRHEDLMAEDGLYRRLVGGAS; encoded by the coding sequence ATGAGCACGCTGGACAAGACCGGGCAGGCGGAACAGGCCCCCCGGCCGCCGGAGGCGACGAGCCTACCGACGGAGTTCACCGACCGACGGCAGCGCTTCCGGCGCGAGGCGTTGCGTCACCACGGCGTCAACCGGGAGGCGGGCGACGCGGTGGAGCTCGGCTGGCGGGCGCTACCCGGCCTGGCCGCGTTGCGCAGCCTGCGGTGGCGCAACGTGCGGGCCGCGCTGCGGGTCTCGCGCACCCGGGTTCCGGTCGTGCTCCAGTCGCAGATGAGCGAGTGTGGGGCCGCCGCGCTGGCGATGGTCCTCGCCTACTTCGGTCAACCGGTCCCCCTCGACGAGTTGCGCACCGAGACCAACACGGGCCGGGACGGGGTCGCGGCCCGCGCGATGCTCGCTGCCGCGCGGCGGCGCGGCCTGGTCGCGCGCGGAGTCCGGGTCTCCATCGAAGGGCTGCGCAACCTCCCCCCGGCGACCATCCTCTTCTGGAACTTCATCCACTTCGTCGTGTTGGAGCGGGTGACCGACACCCACCTGTACATCGTCGATCCGGCCTTCGGCCGGCGTAAGGTCAGCCTGGCCGAGGCCGGCAAGGCGTTCACCGGTGTGGCGCTGGAGTTCCATCCACCGGTCGGCGCCACGACGTCGCGGCGAGGGGCCGACGCCCGGAACCTCGGCGCGAGCCGCCTGCCGTACCTGTCGAAGTTCTTCCCGCGTACGGCCGCCTGGGTTCCCCTCGCGCTGACCTCGGTCGCGCTGACCCTGTGCGGCCTGGCGGTGCCGGCCGCCTCCACCTACGTCGTGCACCGGGCGGGCCAGCCCGGCGAACCGGTCAGCGCCTGGCTGCTGTTCGGGGCGGCGGTCGTGCTGTTCGCGATGTACTTCTGGATGCAGACCGTCCGTCGGCTGGCCCTGCTGTCCGTGCAGACCCTCGCCGACAAGTCGGTGACCCTCGGAGCGGTCCACCACCTCGTCGCCCTGCCGTTCGACTACTTCGCCCAGCGCCACACCGGCGACCTCTCCATGCGGGTCCGCACCAGCAACGCGGTCCGTCAGATCCTGACGGGATCCGCGCTGTCGGCCGTGCTCGACGGGGTGCTGGTGCTCGTGTACGGCGGGCTCATCGTCGTCGCGGACCGGCGTCTCGGCGCGCTGGTGCTCACCCTCGCCGTCGCCCAGCTCGCTCTGCTCGCGTTCAGCTGGCGCAAGCAGGAATACCTGACCGCGGCGTTGTTGGAGGCGCAGGCGAAGAGCCACACCGAGCTGTTCCAGTTGCTGGACAGCGTGCCGACGCTGAAGGCCTCCGGGCTGGAGGGCGCCGCGGCGGAGACCTGGAGCCACACGTTCGTCGCCGAGGTGAACGCCAGGACCCGCAGCCGGCGGTTCCTCGGCGTGTGCGAGGCCGTCAGCACCGCGATCCAGTTCCTCGCTCCGCTCGCCGTGCTCGCCGCCGGTCTGGTCCTGCTCGGTCGCGGCGAGATCTCCCTGTCCCGGGTGGTGGGCTTCTCCGCCCTGGCCATGGGAATGTTCGTACCGCTGGCGAGTCTGGTGCAGACCGGGCTGGAGGTCGCCGGCCTGAGGGCCACGTTGACCCGGCTCGCCGACATCCTGGACGCGCGACCGGAAGCCGGCCCGGACGCGGTGGTGCCGTCCCGCGTCACCGGCGCCATCACGCTCGACGACGTGCGGTTCGCCTATCCGGGCGCGCGGACGCCGGCGCTCGTGGACGTCAACGCACAGATCGAGCCCGGGCAGTTCACTCTCATCCTCGGTGAGTCCGGCTCCGGCAAGTCGACGCTCGCCATGCTGCTGGCGGGGCTCTACCTGCCCAGCGCCGGCACGGTGTCCCTCGACGGCACGCCGACGGATCAGCTGGACCGGCCGGCCGCGCGGCGGTCGATGGCGTACGTCCGGCAGGACGCCCGGCTGTTCGGCGGAACCATCCGGGAGAACATCGCGCTCGGCCGGCCGGAGTGCTCCCTGGAGGACGTCATCGCCGCTGCCCGGCTGGCCGAGGTCCACGACGACATCGACGCGATGCCGATGCGGTACGAGACGCTGCTCGGCAGTTCCGGGGCGGGCCTGTCCGGTGGGCAGATCCAACGCATCTCCCTGGCGCGGGCCCTGCTGCGGAACTCCGAGCTGCTGATCCTCGACGAGGCGACCAGCGCCCTCGACCGGCTCACGGAGGACCGCATCATGGCCAACCTGCGCCGGACCGGGCGCTCGCTGGTGGTCGTCGCCCACCGCCTCTCCCATCCCGAGGCCGCCGACCAGATCCTCGTCATGAGCGACGGCAGGCTCGTCCAGCGTGGCCGCCACGAGGACCTGATGGCCGAGGACGGTCTGTACCGGCGCCTCGTGGGAGGTGCCTCGTGA
- a CDS encoding acyl carrier protein, whose protein sequence is MESVHVDTVIDEETLDAVAKRVLTVPPVGDAPRYTGAMQLAELEIDSLVVAELIVEFEQELGVLLDVVAVDRMETLADLCRALQPAAG, encoded by the coding sequence GTGGAGAGTGTCCACGTCGACACGGTGATCGACGAGGAAACCCTTGACGCGGTGGCGAAGCGGGTGCTCACCGTGCCGCCGGTCGGCGACGCGCCGCGCTACACCGGTGCGATGCAGTTGGCCGAGCTGGAGATCGACAGCCTCGTCGTCGCGGAACTCATCGTCGAGTTCGAGCAGGAGCTGGGTGTACTGCTGGACGTCGTCGCCGTCGACCGGATGGAGACGCTCGCGGACCTCTGCCGGGCGCTGCAACCGGCAGCAGGCTGA
- a CDS encoding SDR family NAD(P)-dependent oxidoreductase, translated as MSEALGTVFVTGGTRGIGLAVTRQLLTVGYRVVAVARTAPSEFAALRESVGDPLTFLAADLTSGDDRLAVANRLRERADLHGLVNNAGVASAALHVAAARSDMTRMWQLNVEVPMSLSQAAVKAMYRRGGRIVNITSIAAHRTFRGLGAYTATKCALEGFSRVLAAEVGSRGITVNCVAPGFIDTAMTASIEDGLRAAINRRNMLNRAATVADVARSVEFLLSPAAEAITAQVLRVDSGSGG; from the coding sequence GTGAGTGAGGCGCTCGGGACGGTGTTCGTCACCGGCGGTACCCGGGGCATCGGACTGGCTGTCACCCGGCAGCTGCTGACCGTCGGTTACCGGGTGGTCGCCGTGGCACGGACCGCTCCCAGCGAGTTCGCGGCCCTGCGGGAGTCCGTCGGTGACCCGCTGACGTTCCTCGCCGCCGACCTCACCAGCGGCGACGATCGGCTCGCGGTGGCCAACCGGCTCCGGGAGCGCGCCGATCTCCACGGTCTCGTCAACAACGCGGGGGTGGCGAGCGCGGCTCTGCACGTGGCCGCCGCACGGTCGGACATGACCCGGATGTGGCAGCTCAACGTCGAGGTCCCGATGTCCCTGTCCCAGGCGGCGGTCAAGGCGATGTACCGCCGTGGCGGACGCATCGTCAACATCACCTCGATCGCGGCCCATCGGACCTTCCGTGGGCTCGGCGCGTACACCGCGACCAAGTGCGCTCTGGAAGGGTTCTCGAGGGTGCTCGCCGCCGAGGTCGGCAGCCGGGGCATCACGGTCAACTGCGTCGCTCCGGGCTTCATCGACACCGCCATGACCGCATCGATCGAGGACGGCCTCCGCGCCGCGATCAATCGACGGAACATGCTCAACCGGGCCGCCACCGTCGCCGACGTGGCGCGGTCGGTCGAGTTCCTGCTCTCACCCGCCGCGGAGGCCATCACCGCGCAGGTGCTCCGGGTCGACTCGGGCAGCGGCGGATGA
- a CDS encoding transglutaminase domain-containing protein, with the protein MTAERWLDRQALDALLPLILQVPHSHRRFEMDAATAAAEYQIDGPGLDVLVAAGLPSAAGADGLLFDATDLRNVSVHLDPRSRGRKVLSWWIRELGRPTAHARYRMDYVAQCPEPGHDEPCRWRLAVPDDAWHETTSVQNRGGVLHSVTFDRPRTWPELPTAVLDLLAETRHIRFLWLPETLRADSAFVRDTGIGDCVGVAHLLVEEARRRGLTARFSFGRSLTPPISASHSWAEFQVDGVWVPVDPVLLDALGQWGMAGPEWQRDRSLGAILGRVGPSWRDLVTHAGQPVFARFPTYRDTGG; encoded by the coding sequence GTGACAGCCGAGCGTTGGCTCGACCGGCAGGCGCTCGACGCCCTGCTGCCGCTGATCCTGCAGGTGCCGCACTCGCATCGGCGCTTCGAGATGGACGCCGCCACGGCCGCCGCCGAGTACCAGATCGACGGGCCGGGCCTCGACGTCCTCGTCGCCGCCGGTCTGCCCTCGGCGGCCGGCGCGGACGGCCTCCTGTTCGACGCCACCGACCTGCGCAACGTCTCGGTGCACCTGGACCCGCGCTCGCGCGGGCGCAAGGTCCTCTCCTGGTGGATCCGCGAGCTGGGGCGCCCGACCGCCCACGCCCGCTACCGGATGGACTACGTGGCGCAGTGCCCGGAGCCCGGGCACGACGAGCCGTGCCGGTGGCGCCTCGCGGTGCCGGACGACGCCTGGCACGAGACGACGTCGGTACAGAACCGGGGCGGCGTGCTGCACTCGGTGACGTTCGACCGGCCGCGGACCTGGCCGGAACTGCCGACCGCGGTGCTCGACCTGCTGGCGGAGACCCGGCACATCCGGTTCCTCTGGCTGCCGGAGACGTTGCGCGCCGACAGCGCCTTCGTCCGTGACACCGGGATCGGCGACTGCGTCGGCGTGGCCCACCTGCTGGTCGAGGAGGCCCGCAGGCGGGGACTGACCGCCCGGTTCTCCTTCGGCAGGTCGCTGACCCCACCGATCTCCGCATCGCACTCGTGGGCGGAGTTCCAGGTCGACGGGGTCTGGGTCCCGGTCGACCCGGTGCTCCTGGACGCCCTTGGGCAGTGGGGCATGGCCGGGCCAGAGTGGCAGCGCGACCGCTCGCTCGGTGCCATTCTCGGCCGCGTCGGACCCAGCTGGCGCGACCTGGTGACGCATGCCGGTCAGCCGGTTTTCGCGAGATTCCCAACCTACCGCGACACGGGAGGGTGA
- a CDS encoding condensation domain-containing protein: MSSRPTRLEAVDLDTAVHPLLPGQLAHHRALSGTAEQGVAVWMSYQVTGPLDVAAFVGAVRSTVARHAALRIGVTTLDGEPVQWVRPMPDDRRLVATTQVTANDTEQFTRYVRSVLAADIRRPFDLAVEYPFVLRLLRFTPTLHAVLGVFSNYAVDATARMIVVRDLWGAYFGGGTDADPVDADYLAAVTGQAAAADSARAQAVSAYWRQRGPWLPPRCQFLPGLGGPSATVAHTELLTLVEDEWKDVRERWQAAGFSTVQWLLTLFAAAAFQLTPQDRLVVSMKLNGRRHADQGVVGMFDVVVPVVLDRPDRPADLLVQVRRELLSATSRRTVTRQALDDMWATAVRRLGRPVHDTLSMTYLEDTADRDDADGDAIAIERGAYTPTLVRTADGLRIAANERPNGLGVRLTVDGETMSQATFTRFVAAFRALLAGDDPASAAPATESGPGLTPLRAPDGAVVLVVDLAEVTSVLDSHPAVASARVSVEVAEDGGSRLAAEVTTADAGVTADDLASHVRSHVAGRPFLAVPVRIAVVSDTAAVERSEELFMDGVG, encoded by the coding sequence ATGTCGTCGCGACCCACCCGCCTTGAGGCGGTCGATCTCGACACCGCTGTCCATCCCCTGCTGCCGGGCCAGCTCGCGCACCACCGCGCCCTGTCGGGGACGGCAGAGCAGGGCGTGGCAGTCTGGATGTCCTACCAGGTCACCGGCCCGCTGGACGTCGCCGCATTCGTCGGCGCGGTGCGCTCGACGGTCGCCCGGCACGCGGCGCTGCGGATCGGTGTCACGACGCTCGACGGTGAACCTGTCCAGTGGGTCCGGCCGATGCCCGACGATCGCCGGCTCGTGGCGACGACCCAGGTCACGGCGAACGACACCGAGCAGTTCACCCGCTACGTGCGCTCCGTCCTCGCGGCGGACATCCGGCGCCCCTTCGACCTCGCGGTCGAGTACCCGTTCGTGCTGCGGTTGCTGCGGTTCACTCCGACTCTGCACGCCGTGCTCGGGGTGTTCTCCAACTACGCCGTTGACGCCACCGCGCGGATGATCGTCGTACGCGACCTGTGGGGCGCCTACTTCGGCGGCGGGACCGACGCCGACCCCGTGGACGCCGACTACCTCGCCGCGGTGACCGGCCAGGCCGCCGCCGCCGACTCGGCGCGCGCCCAGGCGGTGTCCGCGTACTGGCGGCAGCGTGGCCCGTGGCTGCCGCCCCGGTGCCAGTTCCTTCCGGGGCTCGGCGGGCCGTCCGCGACCGTCGCCCACACCGAGCTGCTGACCCTGGTCGAGGACGAGTGGAAGGACGTGCGCGAGCGCTGGCAGGCCGCCGGCTTCAGCACCGTCCAGTGGCTCCTCACGTTGTTCGCGGCCGCCGCGTTCCAGCTGACGCCGCAGGACCGCCTCGTCGTCTCGATGAAGCTGAACGGCAGGCGTCACGCCGACCAGGGCGTCGTCGGCATGTTCGACGTCGTCGTGCCGGTCGTGCTGGACCGGCCGGACCGGCCCGCCGACCTGCTGGTGCAGGTGCGGCGGGAGCTGTTGTCGGCGACCTCGCGCCGCACCGTCACGCGGCAGGCGTTGGACGACATGTGGGCGACGGCGGTCCGGCGCCTGGGCCGTCCGGTCCACGACACCCTGTCGATGACGTACCTGGAGGACACCGCCGACCGCGACGACGCCGACGGCGATGCGATCGCCATCGAGCGCGGCGCGTACACCCCGACGTTGGTCAGGACCGCCGACGGCCTGCGGATCGCCGCGAACGAGCGGCCCAACGGGCTGGGCGTCCGACTGACCGTCGACGGCGAGACCATGTCGCAGGCCACCTTCACCAGGTTCGTCGCCGCCTTCCGCGCACTGCTGGCCGGAGACGACCCGGCCAGCGCCGCGCCGGCGACGGAGAGCGGCCCCGGGCTCACGCCACTTCGCGCACCCGACGGTGCGGTCGTGCTGGTCGTCGACCTGGCCGAGGTGACCTCGGTCCTCGACTCGCACCCCGCGGTCGCCTCCGCCAGGGTCTCGGTGGAGGTCGCCGAGGACGGCGGATCGCGGCTCGCCGCCGAGGTGACGACCGCCGACGCCGGAGTCACGGCGGACGATCTCGCGAGCCACGTCCGTTCCCACGTCGCCGGCCGGCCGTTCCTGGCGGTCCCGGTGCGCATCGCGGTGGTGTCCGACACCGCCGCCGTCGAACGGTCCGAGGAGCTATTCATGGATGGAGTTGGTTGA
- a CDS encoding AMP-binding enzyme, with translation MPVTIHADPLAQRIVRLREAVAATGLRHLAVEVASGPDLVVALRALRPLDASVVVVGPTVTASALAELRPQAVLNVASGRIQPTEEGSRPSGAGQGGLWIFSSGTTGTPTPTYWPWPELTRGADWDTAHRDERWGIGYAPFTYAGVEAVSQALGRAASIDFLTPTDLAVGTGARYDVVAGTPSFWRMAALHRGTDEARPQVHTVSMGGEPVDAQLLRLIESAFAPQRVLQFYASTELGRIATVSDGLPGLPLSVLDGYGPTGKALTVRDGELLLSPAPGAPYLPTGDEAAIHGGRLHILGRRGEVINVGGVKVVPGHVARLLRELPDVVAVRVYPVRSSVLGAVVGADVVTPPGADRDLVVQRVKAHARRVLAPAEQPRRVTVVDQLPTAPSGKAARGE, from the coding sequence ATGCCCGTGACTATCCATGCCGATCCGCTGGCGCAGCGGATCGTCCGGCTGCGAGAGGCGGTCGCGGCGACCGGCCTGCGCCACCTCGCGGTCGAGGTGGCCTCCGGGCCGGATCTCGTGGTCGCACTGCGTGCGCTCCGCCCGCTCGACGCGTCCGTGGTCGTGGTGGGTCCGACCGTCACCGCGTCGGCGCTGGCGGAGCTGCGCCCGCAGGCCGTGCTGAACGTCGCGAGCGGGCGGATCCAGCCCACCGAGGAGGGCAGCCGGCCCTCCGGCGCAGGGCAGGGCGGGCTGTGGATCTTCTCGTCGGGCACCACGGGTACCCCGACCCCGACCTACTGGCCCTGGCCGGAGCTGACCCGCGGCGCCGACTGGGACACCGCGCACCGTGACGAGAGGTGGGGGATCGGCTACGCACCCTTCACCTACGCCGGGGTGGAGGCCGTGAGCCAGGCGTTGGGCCGGGCTGCCAGCATCGACTTCCTCACCCCGACCGACCTGGCCGTCGGGACGGGCGCACGCTACGACGTCGTCGCCGGCACCCCGTCGTTCTGGCGGATGGCGGCGCTGCACCGGGGGACCGACGAGGCCCGACCGCAGGTGCACACCGTCTCGATGGGCGGCGAGCCGGTGGACGCCCAGCTGCTACGGCTGATCGAGTCGGCGTTCGCGCCGCAACGCGTCCTGCAGTTCTACGCCAGCACCGAGCTGGGCCGGATCGCCACCGTCTCCGACGGGCTGCCGGGCCTGCCGCTCTCCGTCCTCGACGGGTACGGGCCGACCGGGAAGGCGCTGACGGTGCGTGACGGCGAGCTGCTCCTGTCCCCGGCGCCCGGCGCACCGTACCTGCCGACGGGGGACGAGGCGGCGATCCACGGTGGGCGCCTGCACATCCTCGGGCGACGCGGCGAGGTCATCAACGTGGGTGGGGTGAAGGTCGTGCCCGGCCACGTGGCCCGGCTGCTGCGGGAACTCCCGGACGTCGTCGCGGTCCGCGTCTACCCGGTGCGCAGCAGCGTGCTCGGCGCCGTCGTCGGCGCCGACGTCGTCACGCCGCCGGGCGCCGACCGTGACCTGGTCGTGCAGCGGGTCAAGGCCCATGCCCGCCGCGTACTGGCCCCGGCGGAACAACCGCGTCGCGTCACCGTCGTCGACCAGCTTCCGACGGCACCGTCCGGAAAGGCGGCCCGCGGTGAGTGA